The DNA window GATGGGTCGTCCTGCACGCGCAGCACACAGCCGACACCCGGATTGGCCATCTTCTGGATGTGCACGGCGGGGTCGCCGCATAGCTCGACCAGGTGCGCGTAGGCCTGGCGCACCGCCTCCGGACGCCACAGATCCAGCCGGACGCCGCTGAGATCCGGTCGGCGCCGCCACATTTCGCCGGTCGCCTTGGCCGCCACCGGGTAGCCCAGTTCCTCGGCCGCCGCCACCGCCTCGTCGGCGCTGCGGACCTCGCGGAACTCGACGACGCGAATTCCGTAGCAGTCCAGCAGGTTCACGGTTTCCAGGTCGGTGAGCCAGCGTCCGTCGGAGTCGCGCATCCATTCGGCGACCAGCCGCTCGGCCCGTTGCGCGTCGATGCCCGCTGGACGCACCACAGTCGACACCGGTTTCGTGCGCCATTCCGCGTACCGGCGCACCCTGGCCAACGCCCGGGCGGCACGCTCGGGATCCGGATAGGACGGGATCGAGCCGCGCACCGCCACGCCGTTCGGACCGCGCACCGCCAGCAGGTTCGGAATGCCCTGTTCGGCAACAAAAGTGGTGAGAATGGGCTTACCCGAGCCGGGCACGGCCGCCGCGGCCTCGCGGATGGCCTCGGCGAACCCGGCCGGCGGCAGCGGTACCGGCGGCGCGAAAACCACGATCACCGCGTCGATCTCGTCCGAGCGCAGCGCGGCGACCACCGCGTCCAGATACGCGCCGGGCGTCGCGCCCGGGCCCAGACCCACCGGATCGCCGACCGACACCTCGTCCACTACCCGCTCGGTGGGGCGGGGACGGCGAACCTCCTCGGACGGCACCGCCGCGGGCAGCCGGACCTCGAGGCCCTCCCCGCGCGCGGCGTCGACGGCCAACCAGTTCAACGCCGCGCTGTTTCCGATCACGGCAACCCGGGGACCGGCGGGCAGCGGCTGATAACCCAGTAACGCCGCGCAGTCGAACAGCTCCGAAATCGAGTCCACCTGAACGATTCCCGACTGGCTGAACAGGTCACGCACGATGGACCGGTCCATATCGCCGGTCGGTTGCGCCCGCGCCGCCAGCCTGCCGCTGCTCACCGCGACGATCGGTTTGCTGCGCGCCACCCGACGCGCGATCCGGGAGAACTTGCGCGGATTACCGAAACTCTCCAGGTACAGCAGGATCACCTCGGTCGCGGAATCGGTGTCCCAGTACTGCAGCAGATCGTTGCCGGACACATCGGCGCGATTGCCCGCCGATACAAAGGTCGACAACCCCAGGTTGCGCGCCGCGGCCTCACCGAGAATGGCCGCACCCAGCGGCCCGGACTGGCAGAAGAATCCGATGCGCCCACGCCCCGGCAGGATCGAGGCGAGGGTCGCGTTCAACGACACCGCGGCATCGGTGTTGGCGATGCCGAGCGCACTCGGTCCGACCACCCGCATCCCGTGTCCGCGCGCCGCGGCGACCAACTCGTGTTCGGCGACCACACCACCCGCGCCGGTCTCCCCGAAGCCCGCGGTCAACACGACCAAACCCTTGACGCCCTTGGCCATACAGTCGTCGAGCACCGAGCCGATGGCCTCGGGCGGCACCGCGACCACGGCCAGATCCACCTCGTCCGGAATATCGCGCACAGTCGGGTAGGCCCGCACCCCGCGCACCGATCGACGGTTCGGATTGACCGGGAACACCGGCCCCTGGAACACACCCGACAGCAGGTTGGCCAGGATTACGCCGCCGACCCGCGCCGGACCGACGGTCGCGCCGATCACCGCGACCGAGCGCGGTGCGAGCAGATTGCCCACGCTGCGCGCCTCGGAGGCACGTTCACGCGAATCCCTTACCGAGAGCAGGGCTTCGGTGGGATCGATGGCGAACTCCAGATGTAGCACCGAACCGTCACGGCTGCGCTCCACCTGATAGCCCGCGTCGCGGAAAACGGTGACCATCACGGTGTTCTCGGCGAGTACCTCGGCGACGAACGTCTCGATCTTGTTCTCGGCGGCCGCCCCGGCCAGATGCTCGAGCAGGATCGAGCCGAGCCCACGTCCCTGATGGTCGTCGGCCACCACGAACGCGACCTCCGCGGCGCGCGGACCGCTGCGCTCGGGCAGCAGTTCATAGCGGCCGACCGCGAGGATCGCCTCGCCGAGCACCAGCAGCAGCCCGACCCGGTCGTGATGGTCGACGTGGGTGGAGCGGTACAGGTCCCTGGGCGAAATGCGCGGGTACGGACCGAAGTAGCGCAGATATCTGGTGCGATCCGACAGCGCCGCGTGGAACTCCTGCAGCCGGTCGGCGTCATCGGGCGTGATCGGCCGCAGCCGCACCACGCCGCCATCGGAGGCGAGCACGTCGGCGAACCAGTGCTGCGGCGGCGGTGGCGGCACCAACGGGGTGCTCGGAGAGTCCGGGACGGGCGGGTTCTCAGTCACGGGGGTCCTCCGGTTCCAGTCCGAGCAACCCGAAGGTG is part of the Nocardia sp. NBC_00565 genome and encodes:
- a CDS encoding bifunctional acetate--CoA ligase family protein/GNAT family N-acetyltransferase; this translates as MTENPPVPDSPSTPLVPPPPPQHWFADVLASDGGVVRLRPITPDDADRLQEFHAALSDRTRYLRYFGPYPRISPRDLYRSTHVDHHDRVGLLLVLGEAILAVGRYELLPERSGPRAAEVAFVVADDHQGRGLGSILLEHLAGAAAENKIETFVAEVLAENTVMVTVFRDAGYQVERSRDGSVLHLEFAIDPTEALLSVRDSRERASEARSVGNLLAPRSVAVIGATVGPARVGGVILANLLSGVFQGPVFPVNPNRRSVRGVRAYPTVRDIPDEVDLAVVAVPPEAIGSVLDDCMAKGVKGLVVLTAGFGETGAGGVVAEHELVAAARGHGMRVVGPSALGIANTDAAVSLNATLASILPGRGRIGFFCQSGPLGAAILGEAAARNLGLSTFVSAGNRADVSGNDLLQYWDTDSATEVILLYLESFGNPRKFSRIARRVARSKPIVAVSSGRLAARAQPTGDMDRSIVRDLFSQSGIVQVDSISELFDCAALLGYQPLPAGPRVAVIGNSAALNWLAVDAARGEGLEVRLPAAVPSEEVRRPRPTERVVDEVSVGDPVGLGPGATPGAYLDAVVAALRSDEIDAVIVVFAPPVPLPPAGFAEAIREAAAAVPGSGKPILTTFVAEQGIPNLLAVRGPNGVAVRGSIPSYPDPERAARALARVRRYAEWRTKPVSTVVRPAGIDAQRAERLVAEWMRDSDGRWLTDLETVNLLDCYGIRVVEFREVRSADEAVAAAEELGYPVAAKATGEMWRRRPDLSGVRLDLWRPEAVRQAYAHLVELCGDPAVHIQKMANPGVGCVLRVQDDPSFGSVIEFGLSGMIIELLGDRAYRALPLTADEATALIEAPRAAPLLSGTPASPRVDKPALAELVQRVSALFDDLPEIRELSFDPVLASPNAAAILYARARFGPEPSRFDTGPRRLG